The Deinococcus humi genome has a segment encoding these proteins:
- a CDS encoding GGDEF domain-containing protein, whose product MALPSTPDRTYRRSALLMLLIGGLITSLITVILQVSIMTPLETVSLLLIVVKNAGLVVWLWRRPSDLTRVGLIELTLQIGAAVFRLTQLLLFDQTAHGLGGYSYWMVMSYLVASLVLRPSAFLLASLGQYAALIAVGAAFWWAPDIAPDIRAAQANLLLQLYLMHGTVIAFLFLQHQLRRQYVQALLQAEREANLAQVDALTGLPNRRQLQAWLAADLGRVADNQPLSLVLFDLDHFKQVNDTYGHEMGDRVLRDTALAASDAVGQGDRVGRWGGEEFLILIAGDQAAAQQVAARLRSAMRSLWHPESRAITVSCGISQASLIDTPETLLRRADTALYQAKSAGRDTARAI is encoded by the coding sequence ATGGCCCTCCCCTCCACTCCGGACCGCACCTACCGGCGCAGCGCCCTGCTGATGTTGCTGATCGGCGGCCTGATCACATCCCTGATTACCGTGATCCTTCAGGTCAGCATCATGACCCCTCTGGAAACAGTCTCGCTCCTGCTGATCGTTGTGAAGAATGCGGGCCTGGTGGTGTGGTTGTGGCGGCGTCCGTCGGATCTGACCCGTGTGGGCCTGATCGAGTTGACCCTGCAAATCGGGGCGGCCGTGTTCCGGCTGACGCAACTGCTCCTGTTTGATCAGACCGCCCACGGGCTGGGTGGGTACTCGTACTGGATGGTCATGAGTTATCTGGTGGCTTCGCTGGTATTGCGGCCCTCGGCCTTCTTGCTCGCGTCGCTGGGACAGTACGCGGCGCTCATAGCGGTGGGCGCAGCCTTCTGGTGGGCGCCCGACATCGCGCCCGACATCAGGGCGGCACAGGCCAACCTGTTGCTTCAGCTCTATCTGATGCACGGCACCGTGATTGCCTTTTTGTTTTTGCAGCATCAGCTGCGCCGACAGTATGTGCAGGCCCTTCTGCAAGCAGAACGGGAGGCCAATCTTGCCCAGGTGGACGCCTTGACGGGGCTGCCCAACAGGCGGCAATTGCAGGCCTGGCTCGCTGCGGACCTGGGACGCGTCGCCGACAACCAGCCCCTCAGTCTTGTGTTGTTTGACCTCGACCACTTCAAACAGGTCAACGACACCTATGGCCACGAAATGGGTGACCGGGTGCTCCGGGACACTGCGCTGGCCGCGTCCGATGCCGTGGGGCAGGGTGACCGGGTGGGCCGTTGGGGAGGCGAGGAGTTTTTGATTCTGATCGCGGGCGACCAAGCCGCTGCACAGCAGGTAGCGGCTCGGTTGCGCAGCGCCATGCGTTCCCTGTGGCATCCAGAATCACGCGCCATCACAGTCAGCTGCGGCATCTCTCAAGCCAGCCTAATCGACACGCCTGAAACGCTGCTCCGCCGGGCCGATACCGCGCTGTACCAGGCCAAGTCGGCGGGCCGGGACACCGCACGCGCCATTTGA
- the bshB1 gene encoding bacillithiol biosynthesis deacetylase BshB1, with amino-acid sequence MTPPPLLPFQTVYGAPQPLDWLCLAPHPDDAEIGAGGTLIRLALAGRAVGILELSRGERGTQGTPEIRVQECAQAAELMGLSWRGNLCLKDGELADTPAGAHALAAALRAVRPRVLVVPHHRDRHPDHFGTYHLARRAVHLAQLRRADLDGEPHRISRTLLYQGNADIQPDLLIDVGGVQVQWEAAVRAHESQFTGGVVSETVTPEIIERRRARQSYWGTLARVRYAEAFEAEDALLVDPLAL; translated from the coding sequence ATGACTCCTCCGCCACTCCTTCCCTTCCAGACAGTCTACGGCGCTCCCCAGCCGCTGGACTGGCTGTGTCTGGCCCCCCACCCCGACGACGCCGAGATCGGGGCAGGCGGAACCCTGATTCGTCTGGCACTGGCCGGACGTGCAGTCGGCATTCTGGAACTCTCCCGCGGCGAGCGCGGCACTCAGGGAACGCCGGAAATACGGGTGCAGGAGTGCGCCCAGGCCGCAGAACTCATGGGCCTGAGCTGGCGTGGCAATCTGTGCCTGAAGGACGGAGAACTGGCGGATACACCTGCTGGCGCACACGCGCTCGCCGCTGCCCTGCGTGCCGTGCGCCCGCGCGTGCTGGTGGTGCCGCACCACCGGGACCGCCACCCGGACCATTTCGGCACCTACCATCTGGCGCGGAGGGCGGTTCACCTCGCGCAATTGCGCCGGGCCGATCTGGACGGCGAACCACACCGCATCTCGCGCACACTGCTGTACCAGGGAAATGCAGATATCCAGCCTGACCTGCTGATTGACGTCGGCGGGGTGCAGGTCCAGTGGGAGGCAGCCGTCCGCGCTCATGAAAGTCAGTTCACAGGGGGGGTAGTGTCCGAGACCGTGACTCCTGAGATCATTGAGCGCCGACGCGCTCGCCAGAGCTACTGGGGCACGCTGGCGCGCGTACGTTATGCCGAAGCCTTCGAGGCGGAGGACGCTCTGCTGGTGGACCCGCTGGCGTTGTAG
- a CDS encoding asparagine synthase-related protein: MHHDFSAVLKARTGDLSNGTLAVGPWQVELDAAPDATLRQDGMIAVLKGQVYDIDLAGVLRLYRQHGPAFPRYFDGSFSLLLLDPALGTVVAVTDRLGTCKVYAAHGREHVTVSTLPDHPDFIWRPYRAAGLASALTSGMLVNNLTLYEGVQSLERASLHTVQSGGIQSRAYWHLRPPEGLDRRPEAELRQDYADLLRCSVRRRTRGLTGPVHLSLSGGHDSRGLLSLLTSAGCEVRTFSYAQGTQLSHSDSSMAGALAAQYGSRHESVQAYGGDLLATIRRNARWGRGVTNLCDEVDAWDTLAARSITDVFVGDEMHEISPFRLSDVSDSLARRHIEPFGTLGSLATCLSPADRQALGTAWSAELGQIRAQANRYADPYQQDFLVMAQQYLSHSLLPWRERFAGRAAAVHMPYLDGALAEFIYRLPPELLAGKRLLIGALREMDPGIYRVPLARSSGYETDWCAELVRHREAVKEELLSGSSRLDRVIEPQAIRAVLDRLTVPNGGRGARNPGFRSGVRQTLGTIRHSQTGQRLLGKLRRGPSLLNPAIWLMRVLTLRTVEAERH; the protein is encoded by the coding sequence TTGCACCATGATTTCAGTGCCGTTCTGAAGGCGCGTACCGGTGACCTGAGTAATGGGACGCTCGCCGTCGGCCCGTGGCAGGTCGAGCTGGACGCCGCGCCGGACGCCACCCTACGGCAGGATGGCATGATCGCCGTTTTGAAGGGTCAGGTGTACGACATCGACCTGGCGGGTGTGCTGCGGCTGTACCGCCAGCACGGTCCGGCCTTCCCCCGGTATTTTGACGGGTCGTTCTCGCTGCTGCTGCTGGACCCCGCCCTGGGGACCGTGGTGGCCGTGACAGACCGGCTGGGAACGTGCAAGGTGTACGCCGCCCATGGGCGCGAACACGTGACAGTCTCCACCCTGCCGGATCATCCTGATTTTATCTGGAGGCCCTACCGCGCTGCCGGCCTGGCAAGCGCGCTGACCAGCGGCATGCTCGTGAACAACCTGACCCTCTATGAGGGCGTGCAGAGCCTGGAACGCGCCAGCCTACACACTGTGCAGAGCGGAGGCATCCAGAGCCGCGCGTACTGGCACTTGCGCCCGCCCGAGGGACTGGACCGGCGCCCCGAAGCCGAGTTGCGCCAGGACTATGCCGACCTTCTGCGATGCTCGGTGCGCCGCCGGACCCGCGGGCTGACTGGACCGGTCCACCTTTCCCTGAGTGGTGGCCATGATTCCCGCGGCCTGCTGAGTCTGCTGACTTCTGCGGGCTGCGAGGTTCGCACGTTTTCGTACGCTCAGGGCACGCAGCTGTCGCACAGTGACTCCAGCATGGCCGGCGCTTTGGCGGCCCAGTACGGCTCCAGGCACGAGAGCGTCCAGGCCTACGGCGGCGACCTGCTGGCCACCATCCGCCGCAATGCACGCTGGGGCCGGGGAGTCACCAACCTCTGTGATGAAGTCGATGCCTGGGACACGCTGGCGGCGCGGTCGATCACAGACGTGTTCGTGGGCGACGAGATGCACGAGATCTCACCGTTCCGCCTGTCCGACGTGTCCGATTCGCTGGCCCGGCGTCACATCGAACCGTTCGGGACGCTGGGCAGTCTGGCCACGTGCCTCAGTCCAGCCGACCGCCAGGCCCTCGGGACGGCCTGGAGTGCTGAGCTGGGACAGATCCGTGCCCAGGCCAACCGCTACGCGGACCCCTATCAGCAGGACTTTCTGGTCATGGCCCAGCAGTACCTGTCCCACAGTCTGCTGCCGTGGCGCGAGCGTTTCGCGGGGCGGGCCGCCGCCGTTCACATGCCTTATCTGGACGGCGCGCTGGCCGAGTTCATCTATCGTCTCCCACCTGAATTGCTGGCGGGCAAACGACTGCTCATTGGTGCCCTGCGGGAGATGGATCCCGGCATCTACCGGGTGCCCCTGGCCAGGTCGTCGGGCTATGAAACCGATTGGTGCGCCGAACTGGTCCGTCACCGCGAAGCCGTGAAAGAGGAGTTGCTTTCGGGATCCAGTCGCCTGGACAGGGTAATCGAGCCGCAGGCGATCCGGGCCGTGCTCGACCGCCTGACGGTGCCGAACGGCGGGAGGGGTGCCCGCAATCCGGGGTTCAGGTCCGGGGTCCGTCAGACTCTGGGCACCATCCGGCACAGCCAGACTGGGCAGCGACTCCTGGGCAAGCTCAGGCGTGGGCCGTCACTCCTGAATCCGGCCATCTGGCTGATGCGGGTCTTGACGCTCCGCACAGTGGAGGCCGAGCGGCACTGA
- a CDS encoding peroxiredoxin — protein MSLIGQPAPDFTLPANTGENVTLSSYRGHQNVVLVFYPLDFSPVCSMQLPEYSGRQDDFAEAGAAVLGVNRDSIHAHRAWAAEYGIEVPLLSDMNLNVARQYGVAIDERGISGRAVFLIDKGGVVRFQHIEAQTGEYTVRPEVVLAKIKEL, from the coding sequence ATGAGCCTCATCGGACAGCCCGCTCCGGATTTCACCCTGCCCGCCAACACGGGGGAGAACGTCACCCTCAGCAGTTACCGGGGCCACCAGAATGTGGTGCTGGTGTTTTACCCGCTGGATTTCAGCCCGGTGTGCAGCATGCAGCTGCCCGAGTACTCCGGGCGGCAGGATGACTTCGCCGAGGCGGGCGCGGCAGTGCTGGGTGTCAACCGTGACTCCATCCACGCCCATCGCGCCTGGGCCGCCGAGTATGGCATCGAGGTGCCGCTGCTCTCGGACATGAACCTGAATGTGGCGCGGCAGTACGGCGTTGCCATTGACGAGCGCGGCATCAGCGGACGCGCTGTGTTCTTGATCGACAAGGGTGGCGTGGTGCGTTTCCAGCACATCGAGGCTCAGACGGGCGAATACACCGTGCGTCCCGAAGTGGTGCTGGCGAAGATCAAGGAATTGTAG
- a CDS encoding acyl-ACP desaturase translates to MAEILPPNMLNERPQTPAGLLSSREKDRLIERGFLGLYRWYTARSQETRNWNADRSFDWKALSKDLPPEIVTVTQGFFAVEQYAPDFTSSLLNLVRRSHGRSHFQLRWGSEEEKHADAWENAVLFSGKRSPQWIAEYKERLKSQTWELPFPDAIHNLVYTVFQERATQLNYLNMMKIAQGKSDKPHLAGFSDPVLAKVAQTIAVDEAAHYNFFLEGVRMYLYYYPQRTLEAIKNVIGQFSMPASMLVPDWKEFSETVYRAGIYGPRDFNRDVMQVAFRNLGIESRKALEDGIRKTREVPDFDGYNHRTTAIFDTFDYGMVEGDVRRLHLKIQDYEKEIGFDTVDPTEFVENPAIPKKDGQAADD, encoded by the coding sequence ATGGCCGAGATTCTGCCCCCCAACATGCTCAACGAACGCCCCCAGACCCCGGCAGGCCTGCTCAGCAGCCGCGAGAAGGACCGTCTGATCGAGCGCGGCTTTCTGGGCCTTTACCGCTGGTATACCGCGCGCAGCCAGGAAACACGCAATTGGAACGCGGACCGCAGCTTCGACTGGAAGGCGCTGAGCAAGGACCTGCCCCCCGAGATCGTCACCGTGACCCAGGGCTTCTTTGCCGTCGAGCAGTACGCGCCGGACTTCACCAGCAGCCTGCTGAATCTGGTGCGCCGCAGCCACGGGCGCAGCCACTTTCAACTCCGCTGGGGCAGTGAGGAGGAGAAGCACGCTGACGCCTGGGAAAATGCCGTGTTGTTCAGCGGTAAGCGCAGCCCGCAGTGGATTGCCGAATACAAGGAACGCCTCAAATCCCAGACCTGGGAGCTGCCCTTCCCCGACGCCATTCACAATCTCGTCTACACCGTGTTTCAGGAGCGCGCCACCCAGCTTAACTACCTGAACATGATGAAGATCGCCCAGGGCAAGAGCGACAAGCCGCACCTGGCAGGCTTCTCTGACCCGGTGCTGGCGAAAGTCGCTCAGACCATCGCGGTGGACGAGGCGGCGCACTACAACTTCTTCCTGGAAGGCGTGCGGATGTACCTGTACTACTACCCACAGCGCACCTTAGAGGCCATCAAGAACGTGATCGGCCAGTTCTCCATGCCCGCGTCCATGCTGGTGCCCGACTGGAAGGAATTCTCCGAAACGGTGTACCGCGCCGGGATTTACGGTCCGCGCGATTTCAACCGCGACGTGATGCAGGTGGCCTTCCGCAATCTGGGCATCGAGAGCCGTAAGGCGCTGGAGGACGGCATCCGCAAGACCCGCGAAGTGCCGGATTTCGATGGGTACAACCACCGGACCACCGCCATTTTCGACACCTTCGACTACGGCATGGTGGAGGGCGACGTCAGACGGCTGCACCTCAAGATTCAGGACTACGAGAAGGAAATCGGCTTCGACACGGTGGACCCCACCGAGTTCGTCGAGAATCCGGCAATCCCCAAGAAGGACGGACAGGCAGCGGACGACTGA
- a CDS encoding YkgJ family cysteine cluster protein, with amino-acid sequence MDRFSAPPEYPPRSALVRDCTGCGACCAAPDIHALAKPLGVACAHLAADCRCQIYLTRPPVCRHYQPDWICGEVAFLPTLEARVTRFLEIYGLER; translated from the coding sequence GTGGACCGCTTCTCCGCGCCGCCCGAATACCCGCCGCGTTCAGCCCTGGTCCGGGACTGCACAGGCTGCGGCGCGTGTTGCGCGGCCCCCGACATCCACGCGCTGGCCAAGCCACTGGGCGTGGCTTGCGCGCATCTGGCCGCCGACTGCCGTTGCCAGATCTACCTGACCCGTCCGCCCGTGTGTCGCCACTATCAGCCGGACTGGATCTGTGGGGAGGTGGCTTTTCTGCCCACGCTGGAGGCACGGGTGACCCGGTTTCTGGAGATTTACGGGCTGGAGCGCTAG